Genomic segment of Paenalkalicoccus suaedae:
AACGCCAAGCAACGAAAGATGCTGGTAAAATTGCAGGTCTTGAAGTAGAACGTATTGTAAACGAGCCTACCGCAGCAGCTTTAGCTTATGGTCTTGAAAAAGAAGAAGATCAAACAATCCTTGTTTATGACCTAGGTGGCGGTACGTTTGACGTATCTATCCTTGAGCTTGGAGATGGATTCTTTGAAGTTAAATCTACTTCAGGTGACAATAAGCTTGGTGGGGACGACTTTGACCAAGTAATTATTGATTACCTTGTAGAAGAATTCAAAAAAGAAAATGGTATTGACTTAAGTCAAGATAAAATGGCTTCTCAGCGTCTAAAGGATGCAGCTGAAAAAGCGAAGAAGGACCTTTCTGGTGTTTCTCAAACGCAAATTAGCTTACCATTCATCACAGCGGATGCTAGTGGACCGAAGCACTTAGAGCTATCTCTATCGCGTGCAAAGTTTGAAGATTTATCATCCGATTTAGTAGAGCGTACAATGGGACCAACTCGTCAAGCGCTTCAAGACGCTGGTTTATCTGCTAGTGAAGTGGATAAAGTTGTTCTTGTTGGTGGATCTACACGTATCCCAGCTGTACAAGAAGCAATCAAGAAAGTAACTGGTAAGGACTCTCACAAAGGCGTAAACCCGGATGAAGTTGTAGCACTTGGTGCGGCGATCCAAGCTGGTGTCTTAACTGGTGATGTGAAAGACGTTGTCCTTCTTGATGTAACACCTCTATCACTAGGTATTGAGACGATGGGTGGCGTTATGACGAAGCTAATCGAGCGTAATACGACAATTCCAACATCTAAGTCTCAAGTGTTCTCTACAGCAGCAGACAATCAGCCATCTGTAGACATTCACGTATTACAAGGGGAGCGTGAAATGGCAGCGGACAACAAAACACTTGGTCGCTTCCAACTAACGGACATTCCTCCAGCACCACGTGGCGTGCCACAAATCGAAGTATCCTTTGATTTAGATGCTAACGGAATTGTGAACGTACGTGCGAAGGACCTTGGCACAAATAAAGAGCAGTCTATTACAATCACGTCAAGCTCAGGTCTATCTGATGATGAAGTCGAGCAAATGATCAAGGATGCAGAAGCAAATGCGGAAGCAGACAAGAAGCGTCGTGAAGAAGTAGATCTACGTAATGAAGCAGATCAGCTTGTTTTCCAAACGGAAAAGACACTAAAAGACCTAGGTGAAAACGTTGATCCAGCAGATAAAGAGCGTGCAGAGCAAGCGAAGGATGAAGTGAAAACGGCGCTTGAAGGTACAGACTCTGAAGCAATTAAAACAGCGAAGGACAAGCTCCAAGAAGTTGTTACAGAGCTTACGACAAAGCTTTATGAGCAGGCAGCAGCACAGCAGCAGGCTGAAGGCGCTGACCAAGCTGGAAATACAGAAGAGCAGGACGACAATGTTGTAGATGCTGAATACGAGGAAGTAAACGACGAAAAGAAAGAGTAATTCTCTACTCGCCCACCAGAGGGTGCTCCCCCTGGTGGGTTTTTCTAAGTCAAAAGAAGCGAAATGCCTGCTTTACTCGGCAACGTGTGAGTGATAACATAATCGTTATGGAGAAAATTCGGGAGTGGTTTAAACATGAGTAAACGAGACTTTTATGAAGTACTTGGGGTTAGTAAAGGTGCCTCAGATGCAGAGATAAAAAAAGCATATAGAAAGCTTGCACGTGAGTACCACCCAGATGTTAATAAAGCAGCTGATGCGGAAACGAAATTTAAAGAAGTGAAAGAAGCTTATGATACATTAAGCGATGGTAATAAGCGCGCTCACTACGATCAGTTTGGTCATACAGATCCAAATCAAGGATTTGGTGGCGCTGGCGGACAGGACTTTGGTGGCTTTAGCGATATTTTTGATATGTTCTTTGGTGGAGGTGGCGGTGGTCGCAGAAGAGATCCGAATGCACCACGTCAAGGCTCAGATTTACAGTACACGATGACACTTGAATTTAAAGAAGCGATCTTTGGGAAAGAAACAGATATTGAAATTCCTAGAGAAGAAGACTGTGAAACATGTCACGGTAGTGGTGCTAAGCCAGGAACGACGCCTGAAACTTGTCGTCATTGTGGTGGTGCAGGTCAACTTAATGTGGAACAAAACACGCCGTTTGGTCGTGTTGTAAACCGTCGTGTATGTAATCACTGTGAGGGTACAGGAAAAGAAATCAAAGATAAATGTCGTACATGTGGTGGCTCTGGAAAAGTGAAAAAGCGTAAAAAGATCCATATTAAAATTCCTGCGGGAGTAGACACTGGCCAACAAATCCGTGTAGCTGGTCAAGGAGAACCAGGTGCTAATGGTGGACCAGCCGGTGACCTTTATGTTGTCTTTAACGTGAAGTCTCATGAGTTCTTTAAGCGCGATGGTGACGATATCTTCTGTGAGATGCCAATTACGTTTGTGCAATCAGCTCTTGGCGATGAAGTGGAAGTGCCTACACTAGAAGGAAAGATTAAGCTTAAAATTCCTGCCGGAACGCAAACGGGTACGCATTTTAGACTTCGCGGTAAAGGTGCTCCAAACGTGCGTGGTATGGGACAAGGTGATCAGCACATTGAAGTAAAAGTAATCACGCCGAAGAAGTTAAGTGACAAACAAAAAGATATTTTACGTGAATTTGCAGAAGTAAGTGGGAATGAAGCGCCTGATGAGCAAAGCGACAATTTTTTCGCTAAAGTAAAACGAGCGTTTAAGAGTTTTGGAGAATAATGAGCAGGTAGGGAGATGGACACATGAAATGGTCTGAAATTCGCATTCATACGACACAAGAAGCAGTAGAACCGATTAGTCACATCCTGCACGAAGCTGGAGCGGGAGGTGTCGTTATTGAAGATAAGGATGATATTCTGCGTGACTTCGAAGATAAATTTGGAGAAATTTATGATTTATCAACCGAGGACTATCCTGAAGAAGGTGTTATTTTAAAAGCATATCTTCCTGTTAATAGTTTTTTAAACGAGTCTGTGGAAGAAATCAAACAGGCCATTAATCAGCTCCTTACCTACAATATTGATATTGGTGCTAACACATTGACAGTTAGTGAAGTGAATGAAGAAGAGTGGGCAACTGCGTGGAAAAAATACTACAAGCCAGTAAAAGTCTCGGAGACTATTACGATTTCTCCTTCTTGGGAAGACTATAAGCCCGTGCATGATAAAGAGCTTGTTATTGAGCTCGATCCTGGTATGGCATTTGGAACTGGTACGCATCCTACGACGGTTTTATGTATTCAGGCGCTAGAGCGACACACGAAGAACGGAGATCGTATTGCAGATGTAGGTACCGGTTCTGGCGTACTTGCAATTGCGGCGGCCAAATTAGGTGTTGATAAGGTCGAAGCACTCGACTTAGATGAAGTTGCTGTTGAATCTGCTACTCAAAATGTAGCGTTTAATCACGCTACTGACACGGTATCGGTTACGCAGGGTAATTTATTAGATACGCTGTCTGGTGAGTATGATGTTATAGTAGCAAACATTTTAGCAGAAGTGATTGTTACTATGACAGAGGATGCATTTTCGTTTGTTAAACCAAATGGAAAGCTTATTACATCAGGAATTATCCAAGCGAAAAGAGATTTAGTCAAAAACTCTCTTCTTGAGGCAGGTTTTGTCATTGACGAAATCACGGAGATGGAAGACTGGATTGCGATAGTGGCTTCTAAGCCAGAGTAGGAGGATCCAATGCAACGATATTTTTTGCCAAATGATCATTTTACGAATGGCTATGTTAAGATGGATGACGAATCAACAAAGCATATTGCTCGTGTCATGCGTATGAAGAATGATGACGAGGTTATTTGCTGTAATGAAGATGGGAGCTGCTATATTGTTGCGCTCGATGTAGCACCAGATGAAGTGAGAGGAAGAGTACTTTATCAGGAGGAGCGATCGTCTGAACTGCCAGTAGACGTAACAATCGCACAAGGACTTCCTAAAGGTGATAAGTTGGAGCTAACGATTCAAAAGGCTACCGAGCTCGGCGCTTTTTCATTTCTTCCATTCGAAGCAACGCGATCTGTCGCAAAGCTTGATGCGAAGAAGGCGGATAAAAAAGTCGAGCGTTGGCAGAGAATAGCGAAAGAAGCGAGTGAGCAGTCGCACAGACAGCGTGTGCCTAATGTCACGTTTGTGAGTTGGCAGGAGCTTTTAACATCTGCATCCGACTTTACTCATGTTATAGTAGCCTATGAAGAAGCTGCAAAAGAGGATGAGAGAAGCTCATTTAAAGCGGTTCTCCAAAAGCTTTCACCTGGAGATCGTGTGCTGCTCGTTTGCGGTCCGGAAGGCGGATTAACAGATGCAGAGGTCAAAAAGCTTGAAGAGGTAAAGGCGATTCGCTGTGGACTAGGTCCAAGAATTCTTCGGAGTGAAACTGCTCCGCTTTACGGTCTCTCAGCAATTTCTTATCAAATAGAACTATCGGGGTGAAGAACTAATGCGTACGGTTGCGTTCCATACACTTGGATGTAAGGTTAACCATTATGAGACAGAGGCTATCTGGCAACTATTTAAGCAGGATGGTTATGAAAAAGTAGATTATGAACAAACATCAGACGTTTATGTCATTAACACATGCACAGTTACAAATACAGGCGATAAGAAAAGTCGTCAGGTTATTAGACGTGCAATAAGAAAGAATCCAGATGCGGTTGTTTGTGTGACAGGGTGTTACGCTCAAACTTCTCCTGCAGAAATCATGGCGATACCAGGAGTAGATATTGTTGTAGGCACACAGGATCGTCATAAAATGATTCCTTATATTGAACAATTTCAAAAAGAGCGTGAACCGATCAACGGTGTAGGGAACATCATGAAATCACGCGTCTACGAAGAGCTTGATGTACCGTCATTTACTGATCGAACACGCGCTTCGTTAAAAATTCAAGAAGGCTGTAACAACTTTTGTACATTCTGCATTATTCCTTGGGCGAGAGGCCTTCTACGTTCACGTGATCCAATTGAAGTGATCAAGCAAGCTAATCAGCTTGTTGCTGCAGGCTACAAAGAAATCGTTTTAACTGGCATTCATACTGGTGGATACGGAGAGGATATGAAAGACTATAGCCTCGCTAAACTTCTCATTGAATTAGAAAAAGTAGAAGGATTAAAGCGTATTCGCATTTCATCTATTGAGGGAAGTCAAATTACAGACGAGGTTATTGAGGCCATTGATCAATCAGAAAAGATCGTACGTCATTTACACGTACCATTGCAGTCTGGTTCTGATACAGTACTAAAACGCATGCGCCGTAAGTATACGACTGCGTTTTATAAAGAGCGAGTAGACCGTCTTAAAAAGGCGCTACCAGGACTCGCTGTCACATCTGACGTTATTGTTGGATTCCCTGGCGAAACGGAAGAAGAGTTTAATGAAACGTACGAATTTATTCGTGAAATTGGCTATTCAGAGCTACACGTTTTCCCTTATTCAAAGCGTACTGGTACTCCAGCTGCTAGGATGGAAGATCAAGTAGATGATGCAGTGAAGAATAATCGCGTTCACAAGCTTATTGCTTTATCAAATCAATTAGCGAAAGAATACGCGTCACGCTATGAAGGGGAAGTGCTTGAAATGATCCCAGAAGAGCGTGATAAAGAAAATGACGCGTACCTAATTGGCTATACAGATAATTATATGAAGGTGAAGCTTCTGACGGACGATGATGCTTTGATTGGAGAAATCGTCAAAGTAAAAATCGATAAGGCAGGGTACCCATATAACGAAGGGTCCTTTGTGCGAGTGATGAGGGACGAAGCCGTCGTTCAATAATCGTACTAGCTAATTCAATAGCAGAACAGATGAGAAAAAGGAAAACTGTAGTAGGAATATGGAAAGATATATTGACCATAGACCGCTATTCCTTTATAATCATACATGACATGTCCTCTGACATGTTTTCATTGGTTGTTCGGAGGGAGGGATATAGAATGGCAGAAACACGTGTACGTAAAAACGAATCCATCGATGCTGCTCTTCGTCGCTTTAAGAAAACAATTTCTAAAGAAGGTACGATGGCAGAGGTTAAAAAGCGTAAGCATTACGAAAAGCCAAGTATCAAGCGTAAGAAGAAGTCTGAAGCGGCTCGTAAGCGTAAGTTCTAAGGAGAGGGTTTACTATGGCTTTGCACATTCTTGATCAGCTTAATCAAGATATGAAGGACGCAATGCGCAAAAAAGACAAGCAACGCCTATCGGTTATTCGTGGTGTAAAGTCTACTTTACAAAACGAAGCAATTAATAAAGGGTCAGAGCTCTCAGAGGATGAGGTTCTAACTGTATTAAACCGTGAAATGAAACAGCGTCGCGAGTCCCTCCATGAATTTGAGCAAGCAGAACGCCAAGATCTTGTCGAAAAGACGAAAGCAGAAGTATCAATTCTGTCCGAATATATGCCAGCGCAGCTTGACGAAGCGGAGCTTGATGCCATCGTTGCTGAGACAGTGACAGAGGTTGGAGCTACGTCTAAAGCGGATATGGGGAAGGTTATGGGTGCCATTATGCCTAAGGTAAAAGGGCGCGCAGACGGAACCGCCGTTAAAAAGAGAGTCGAGCAGGCATTATCATAAAACGATAAGACGTTAATTAATCAGAGTCCACAGTTCATTTTGAGCTGTGGACTCTTTGCGTTCCGTTTGTACAAATTCATGCATATTTTTTCTCGCAGAGGGAATGGGAAAGGGAGACGCAAAGGAGGAATAATAAATGAGTGATAAAACATTAAGATACGTGAAGTGGACAGCCGGTACACACTTAGAGCTTGTGGATACAAAACTAGATGAACAAGCGATTTATTATGATGTAGAAGTAACACGAGCAGAGGAAGAGGTTCTCCGTGATTTAGTTGCTAATGTACAGGACGGAGACGTGATGCCAGAGCATATTTTTGTCCACCCGTTCGATGAAACGCGAGATGAAAAAGATAAAGAAGAGCTCGGTGATGAAACACAACGCCTTTTCGCCTTTATATATGAGGTAGGTACAAAAGAGACGAAAGAAAGAATCAAAATGAAAAACGAATAATAGTTAAAAGAGACGTGAGTAAGTGACGTCTCTTTATTTATTTTTGAAATAGTAGCCAACTTCCATGGATCCTTTATTTCTTTAAGAGAAGCTCTTATAATCTTTTTAAGAAGAGGAGCGCTAAATAGCGCGAAAGGGATCGCAGAAAACTTGTTAAAGGTGTAATTTTTACATGTTGAGGAATCGTATAACTAGACAGTGACTCCTTATGTTTTTTACACTTAATGTACATGCTAATACTTGTACGCAATTGCTTACTATAGGATTTTTAAACTTTTTAAATAGTTGAAACCTTATTTGAGCTCAATCGTACATGTATTAAGGCTTTTTAGAAAAGGGGCGTGAGGCCGTTGAAAGTGTTCAGAATACTTTTTTTTGCGACTCTTCTCGCTGTTGCCTTTAGTGCTGTCATCGTTTCAGCTAATGAAAGTAATGCATCAAAGACGGTTTATTTTGTACCGGTTGAGCAAACAGTTGAACGGGGACTTGAAGCCTTTATGAATCGAGCTGTTCAAACAGCAGAGGAAGAAGGCGTCGATCATATTGTTTTTGAGTTAAATACACCAGGTGGTAGAGTGGATGCTGCTGGTGAGATTGCTCGAACCGTAAGGGAATCCTCTATTCCTACTACAGCTTACGTTGTAGAGGAAGCTATGTCTGCAGGAGCTTATATTGCCCTAAACGCAGACGAAATTCTAATGGCTCCAAGTACGAGGATGGGCTCTGCGCAAGTGATCGATGGTTCAGGTAATGCGGCAGATGATAAAGCGCAATCAGCTTGGCTTGCTAACATGAGAGCTGCTGCGGAGCTTCGGGATCGTGATCCGATATATGCGCTAGCAATGGCAGATCCGAGAATTGATCTACCAGAGTTAGGTGCGGAGGAGGGAGAATTATTAACGTTAACAGCCTCTGAAGCAATATCAGTTAATTATGCGGAAGCTATTGCAGATAGTCGAGATGATGTACTAGCTTACTTAAATTTAGAAGGAGCAACTATTCAGGAATTTGAGGTTAGTCTTGCAGAGCAAATTGCGAGATTTGTAACAAGTCCTATCGTTATTCCGATATTGTTATCAATCGGAAGTTTAGGGCTAATACTGGAGTTGTACTCACCAGGGTTTGGAATACCTGGAATTATGGGGATTTCTTCACTATTACTTTTCTTTTATGGTCATTTAGTTGCTGGATTTGCTGGCTTTGAAGGACTGATTTTATTTGTTGTCGGAGCAGCATTGCTTGTTTTAGAAGTGTTTTCTCCAAGCTTTGGCATATTCGGTGCTTTAGGACTTGGAGCGATAATTGGGAGTCTTGTAATGAGCTCTTTTGATACGACGGTTATTTTGTATTCTGTCCTAATTGCAGGCGTAATTTCATTAGTTGCATTTTTCACTGTGATGAAATATGTAGACCGAATCGGTCCAATGAAAAAGATGATTTTACAGGATGCAACATCTACTGAGCTTGGCTACGTATCAAATGAACATCGTGTTGAATTAGTTGGCTTAACAGGTCAAACTTTAACTGTGCTTCGACCATCTGGAACAGCTTTAATTGGTGATGAACGACTTGACGTTGTTTCAGAGGGAGGATATATTGAACAAGGGAAGAAAGTAAAGGTAATTTCAGCTGTAGGATCTCGTATTGTAGTGCGAGTTGAATCGGCCGAATAGCCTAATTAAAAAGGAGGAAGAAACATGCCAGATATTTCGGTATTTATTTTGATCGGGGTTATCGTCATAGCGGTACTTGTACTATTTACATTTGTACCAGTAGGACTATGGATTTCCGCGTGGGCAGCAGGAGTTAAAGTAGGAATCTTTCAACTAGTCGGTATGCGACTACGTCGAGTTATTCCTCATCGTGTAGTAAACCCACAAATTAAAGCAGTAAAAGCAGGTTTAGATATGTCTACTGACAAGCTAGAGGGTCACTATCTAGCCGGTGGTAACGTTGACCGAGTAGTAAATGCACTTATTGCAGCACAACGTGCTAACATTGATTTAACGTTTGAACGATGTGCGGCGATTGACTTAGCAGGTCGTGATGTACTTGAAGCAGTACAAATGAGTGTAAACCCTAAGGTTATTGAAACACCATTCATCGCCGGTGTTGCGATGGACGGAATTGAAGTAAAAGCAAAAGCTCGTATCACGGTACGTGCGAATATCGATCGCTTAGTCGGTGGTGCTGGTGAAGAAACAGTCATCGCTCGTGTTGGTGAAGGTATTGTATCGACAATCGGTTCAGCAAGAAATCATAAAGAAGTTCTTGAGAACCCAGATATGATTTCGCAAACCGTTTTAAAGAAAGGGTTAGACGCTGGTACAGCGTTTGAAATTCTTTCTATTGATATTGCGGACATTGACATCGGTAAAAACATCGGTGCCGGTCTTCAAACGGACCAAGCAGAAGCAGACAAGAAGATCGCTCAGGCGAAAGCGGAAGAGCGTCGTGCGATGGCCGTTGCACAAGAGCAAGAGATGAAGGCCCGCGTTGAAGAAATGCGCGCGAAGGTAGTTGAAGCAGAGGCAGAAGTACCTCTAGCTATGTCTGAAGCTCTTCGTTCAGGTAATTTAGGTGTCATGGATTACATGAACTTTAACAACGTAAAAGCGGATACTGATATGCGTGAATCAATTGGTAAAGCGACTGACGATGGAGAAGAAACACAGGATCAAACATCAACAAAACCCCGTCGTTAATCCACTATAGAAGGGAGCAACGATCGTGGAAGGGTTAATAGAATTAGTTCTTGGAAATCCCTTTATTCTCTTCTTGATTATCGCTTTCTTGTTTAGTACGTTTCGTAAGAGGGGCACTGCTGATGAAGCACGTCAGCAGCCTGACCTCTCACCAGACGAAACAGCTACTATTGACTCTGAAGAACGCAATCCTAGCGAAGCGGAGCAAGCTGACTGGAGAGATATTTTTTATCCTCCGGAAGAACGCAGTAAAAAAGAGCAACCAGCTCCATCAAAGAGTTCTTCCGAGAGTAAGGAAGCTACGGCGTCCCTCTCGAAGGCTAATGATGAGTTACAGCGTCGCTATGAACAGGTGCAACAGCGTAAGTCTGAGGCGGCTAAACAAGATAATATAATGGATTCTCCTATTTATAAAAAGGATCTATCTGCTTCTAAGTCAAAAATTGATTTAGACTTCAAAAATATTACTAAAGAAGATGCAATTAAGGGTGTTATTTGGTCTGAGGTATTAGGAAAACCGAAAGCACGTAGACACAGATAATTAAATGCTGAAGAGACGACATGAAACTATGTCGTCTCTTTTTTTATGCCTTTACATATACTTTCCCTGAAGAGGAGGTCGTGCATATGAAAAAAATGAGAAATATGCTTCAACATATGCTAACCGACGTCATGGAAATCCCTCCTGATATTGCACTTCACCTTCCTAAGGTGACGTTAATTGGACATCTCCATATTTATTTAGAAAATTTTTCAGAGGTCCTATTTTTTAGTGATCAAAGACTGATTGTTAAAAGTCAGTTTGGGAGAATTGTTATTGATGGCGAGCAATTTGTGTTAAAAACCATCTTAAAAGAAGAGCTCATGATGGAGGGGAAAATAACGAATGTAGCAGTTCGGATTCAGGGGGACCAAGATGATTAGCCTTTATAAGAAAGTGTATGTGGAGCAAATAAATACGGCAGCGTTCGTTCGACTTTGTCAACACCATAGAATTCGTATAACGGTAGTCAAAACGTCTGGTACCGCTATAACATGTCATGTGCACATCCGTGATATAGACCATTTGATGGAGTTATTAACCGATCAGGGAGCGAATGCACGTATACACGGCTATGTTGGAATGATGCATTCACTCTCACAACTTAATATATTTGCCTTATTAGGAAGTGTGGGATTCGCTTTGACTCTTTACATATTAATGAGTCTTACTTGGTCGGTTGAAGTGGAAGGTGGGAATGTCGCCTTGCGCCATCAAGTGCTAGAGCTTCTGGAGGAAAAGGGCTTAAAACAGCATTCTTTTATTGTGAGACATCCATCTATGGAAGAGCTACAGACCTTTGCGTTAGCGGAATTGGATCAAATAGCTTTTATAGGAGGAGAAAAAATTGGTACGACTTATTCATTTCGTATTATCGAAAAAAGGCAAGAAAATCAGGTTGAAGAAAAACGTTTAGGACATCTCACCGCAACGAGAGATGCTGTCATTAAAAGGATTGTCGCAGGTACTGGGACAGCAGCAGTGAGAGTCGATCAGTTTGTCCGAAAAAATGACATCCTGATATCAGGTTATATAGGGCGAGAAGAAGATAAACAGTTAGTTGCTGCTGAAGGGGAAGTAATCGGTGAATTTTGGGAAATTGCAAAAGTGGAACAACCACTTATTCATGATTATGAAACGGTTGTAGGACCGAAAAACACACGGTATGCGATCCAGCTTGGCTCCTATACGATACCATTATTTTTTAATGAGCCAGGTGGATATAAAGAGCGGCAATCAAAAAAGCTTCTTGATAAAGGTCTCACTATTGCTTTTCACACAAATCATTACTATGAGCTTACAAAAACGCAAGTAGAGTATGCACAGGAAGAAGCTGTTCAAGAAGCCAAAAGTGCTGCTAAGGATCAGCTCCAAGAGACCTTGACTGATAGTGGGGAGATCTTACAGGAAAAAGTTTTGCACGAATCTATGGAGAATGGTAAAGTTAAGGTAGTAATTCACTATACGGTTAACGATTCGATAGCAAAAAAAAGATCCGTTATCAAGGAGAATGAGACGATTGGCAGATAATAAACGAACGATTGCATTACCTGTACAAGACGCAAATGAAGTACAAGCTCTATTTGGTCCAAACGATCGACATTTAAAACGATTAGAAGAAAAACTATCGACTACTTTACTTACGAGAGGTCAGGAAGTAGTAATTACCGGTGATGATGAGACTGCAGATAAAGTACAGCGCGTTTTAGAAGTGCTGTTGCAGTTAATTCGTAAAGGGATCCACATTCACGAGAGAGACGTCGTTTACGCTGCTCAACTTGTCGAGCGCGACTTATTAAGCGAAATGACGGAGCTTTATGAAGATAAAATCACAACAACGGTTAAAGGCAAACCTATCCTAGCTAAGACGTTGGGACAACGTCACTATGTCTCCGCAATTCGTAAAAAGGATATTGTGTTTGGGATTGGTCCTGCCGGGACTGGTAAAACGTATTTAGCAGTGGTCCTAGCTGTACATGCATTAAAAGAAGGCAATGTAAAAAAAATCGTTCTTACTAGACCAGCTGTTGAAGCCGGTGAGAGCTTAGGATTCTTACCTGGGGATTTAAAGGAGAAGGTAGATCCTTATTTACGCCCGCTCTATGATGCGCTGCACGATGTTCTCGGAG
This window contains:
- the dnaK gene encoding molecular chaperone DnaK — its product is MSKVIGIDLGTTNSCVAVMEGGEAVVIPNAEGARTTPSVVSFKDGERQVGEVAKRQMITNPNTITSIKRHMGTDYKVEAEGKNYTPQEISAITLQKLKADAEAYLGETVTKAVITVPAYFNDSQRQATKDAGKIAGLEVERIVNEPTAAALAYGLEKEEDQTILVYDLGGGTFDVSILELGDGFFEVKSTSGDNKLGGDDFDQVIIDYLVEEFKKENGIDLSQDKMASQRLKDAAEKAKKDLSGVSQTQISLPFITADASGPKHLELSLSRAKFEDLSSDLVERTMGPTRQALQDAGLSASEVDKVVLVGGSTRIPAVQEAIKKVTGKDSHKGVNPDEVVALGAAIQAGVLTGDVKDVVLLDVTPLSLGIETMGGVMTKLIERNTTIPTSKSQVFSTAADNQPSVDIHVLQGEREMAADNKTLGRFQLTDIPPAPRGVPQIEVSFDLDANGIVNVRAKDLGTNKEQSITITSSSGLSDDEVEQMIKDAEANAEADKKRREEVDLRNEADQLVFQTEKTLKDLGENVDPADKERAEQAKDEVKTALEGTDSEAIKTAKDKLQEVVTELTTKLYEQAAAQQQAEGADQAGNTEEQDDNVVDAEYEEVNDEKKE
- the dnaJ gene encoding molecular chaperone DnaJ, giving the protein MSKRDFYEVLGVSKGASDAEIKKAYRKLAREYHPDVNKAADAETKFKEVKEAYDTLSDGNKRAHYDQFGHTDPNQGFGGAGGQDFGGFSDIFDMFFGGGGGGRRRDPNAPRQGSDLQYTMTLEFKEAIFGKETDIEIPREEDCETCHGSGAKPGTTPETCRHCGGAGQLNVEQNTPFGRVVNRRVCNHCEGTGKEIKDKCRTCGGSGKVKKRKKIHIKIPAGVDTGQQIRVAGQGEPGANGGPAGDLYVVFNVKSHEFFKRDGDDIFCEMPITFVQSALGDEVEVPTLEGKIKLKIPAGTQTGTHFRLRGKGAPNVRGMGQGDQHIEVKVITPKKLSDKQKDILREFAEVSGNEAPDEQSDNFFAKVKRAFKSFGE
- the prmA gene encoding 50S ribosomal protein L11 methyltransferase, whose protein sequence is MKWSEIRIHTTQEAVEPISHILHEAGAGGVVIEDKDDILRDFEDKFGEIYDLSTEDYPEEGVILKAYLPVNSFLNESVEEIKQAINQLLTYNIDIGANTLTVSEVNEEEWATAWKKYYKPVKVSETITISPSWEDYKPVHDKELVIELDPGMAFGTGTHPTTVLCIQALERHTKNGDRIADVGTGSGVLAIAAAKLGVDKVEALDLDEVAVESATQNVAFNHATDTVSVTQGNLLDTLSGEYDVIVANILAEVIVTMTEDAFSFVKPNGKLITSGIIQAKRDLVKNSLLEAGFVIDEITEMEDWIAIVASKPE
- a CDS encoding 16S rRNA (uracil(1498)-N(3))-methyltransferase, encoding MQRYFLPNDHFTNGYVKMDDESTKHIARVMRMKNDDEVICCNEDGSCYIVALDVAPDEVRGRVLYQEERSSELPVDVTIAQGLPKGDKLELTIQKATELGAFSFLPFEATRSVAKLDAKKADKKVERWQRIAKEASEQSHRQRVPNVTFVSWQELLTSASDFTHVIVAYEEAAKEDERSSFKAVLQKLSPGDRVLLVCGPEGGLTDAEVKKLEEVKAIRCGLGPRILRSETAPLYGLSAISYQIELSG
- the mtaB gene encoding tRNA (N(6)-L-threonylcarbamoyladenosine(37)-C(2))-methylthiotransferase MtaB, with product MRTVAFHTLGCKVNHYETEAIWQLFKQDGYEKVDYEQTSDVYVINTCTVTNTGDKKSRQVIRRAIRKNPDAVVCVTGCYAQTSPAEIMAIPGVDIVVGTQDRHKMIPYIEQFQKEREPINGVGNIMKSRVYEELDVPSFTDRTRASLKIQEGCNNFCTFCIIPWARGLLRSRDPIEVIKQANQLVAAGYKEIVLTGIHTGGYGEDMKDYSLAKLLIELEKVEGLKRIRISSIEGSQITDEVIEAIDQSEKIVRHLHVPLQSGSDTVLKRMRRKYTTAFYKERVDRLKKALPGLAVTSDVIVGFPGETEEEFNETYEFIREIGYSELHVFPYSKRTGTPAARMEDQVDDAVKNNRVHKLIALSNQLAKEYASRYEGEVLEMIPEERDKENDAYLIGYTDNYMKVKLLTDDDALIGEIVKVKIDKAGYPYNEGSFVRVMRDEAVVQ
- the rpsU gene encoding 30S ribosomal protein S21, which encodes MAETRVRKNESIDAALRRFKKTISKEGTMAEVKKRKHYEKPSIKRKKKSEAARKRKF
- a CDS encoding GatB/YqeY domain-containing protein, with the protein product MHILDQLNQDMKDAMRKKDKQRLSVIRGVKSTLQNEAINKGSELSEDEVLTVLNREMKQRRESLHEFEQAERQDLVEKTKAEVSILSEYMPAQLDEAELDAIVAETVTEVGATSKADMGKVMGAIMPKVKGRADGTAVKKRVEQALS
- a CDS encoding NfeD family protein, producing the protein MFRILFFATLLAVAFSAVIVSANESNASKTVYFVPVEQTVERGLEAFMNRAVQTAEEEGVDHIVFELNTPGGRVDAAGEIARTVRESSIPTTAYVVEEAMSAGAYIALNADEILMAPSTRMGSAQVIDGSGNAADDKAQSAWLANMRAAAELRDRDPIYALAMADPRIDLPELGAEEGELLTLTASEAISVNYAEAIADSRDDVLAYLNLEGATIQEFEVSLAEQIARFVTSPIVIPILLSIGSLGLILELYSPGFGIPGIMGISSLLLFFYGHLVAGFAGFEGLILFVVGAALLVLEVFSPSFGIFGALGLGAIIGSLVMSSFDTTVILYSVLIAGVISLVAFFTVMKYVDRIGPMKKMILQDATSTELGYVSNEHRVELVGLTGQTLTVLRPSGTALIGDERLDVVSEGGYIEQGKKVKVISAVGSRIVVRVESAE
- the floA gene encoding flotillin-like protein FloA (flotillin-like protein involved in membrane lipid rafts), encoding MPDISVFILIGVIVIAVLVLFTFVPVGLWISAWAAGVKVGIFQLVGMRLRRVIPHRVVNPQIKAVKAGLDMSTDKLEGHYLAGGNVDRVVNALIAAQRANIDLTFERCAAIDLAGRDVLEAVQMSVNPKVIETPFIAGVAMDGIEVKAKARITVRANIDRLVGGAGEETVIARVGEGIVSTIGSARNHKEVLENPDMISQTVLKKGLDAGTAFEILSIDIADIDIGKNIGAGLQTDQAEADKKIAQAKAEERRAMAVAQEQEMKARVEEMRAKVVEAEAEVPLAMSEALRSGNLGVMDYMNFNNVKADTDMRESIGKATDDGEETQDQTSTKPRR